A single region of the Lotus japonicus ecotype B-129 chromosome 4, LjGifu_v1.2 genome encodes:
- the LOC130715571 gene encoding sulfite exporter TauE/SafE family protein 3-like: MRNVFIVSFNLLMVLFLVYAKRCTKTEAYGINGAQIFPYHVKAMEFLWGHSGYQHVWPEIEFGWQIIVGTLIGIFGASFGSVGGVGGGGIFVPMLILIIGFDPKSATAISKCMITGAAISTVLFNLKLKHPTLDIPVIDYDMVLLNQPLQMLGITIGVVLSVIFADWMVTVLLIIIFTGTSIKAFFKGVETWKKETKMKQETKELLESIATSSGEEYKCLPSFPQKDSKKPEGTILGNIRWKEFGVLSFVWFSFLLLQIAKTYTATCSITYWILMSLQIPVSLGVSMYQAVGLYQGWRVTACKRDQGTWPFHLLILSASCSLFAGIIGGLLGIGGGFVMGPLFIELGIAPQVASATATFGMTFSASISVVQYYLLNRFPVPYALYLTLVAAIAAYLGQLVIDKLISIFKRASLIIFVLAFTIFVSTITLGGVGISDMIVKIHKNEYMGFEDLCVQTRILAAGSQSP; encoded by the exons ATGAGAAATGTTTTCATTGTTTCATTCAATCTTTTGATGGTTCTTTTCTTGGTCTATGCTAAAAGATGCACTAAAACTGAAGCTTATGGGATAAATGGAGCACAAATTTTTCCATACCATGTCAAAGCTATGGAGTTCTTATGGGGTCATTCAGGTTATCAACATGTCTGGCCA GAAATAGAATTTGGCTGGCAAATCATTGTTGGCACCCTGATTGGAATCTTTGGAGCCTCATTTGGAAGTGTAGGGGGAGTTGGTGGTGGGGGGATCTTTGTGCCAATGCTAATCCTTATTATTGGGTTTGATCCAAAATCAGCAACTGCTATTTCAAAAT GTATGATCACAGGTGCAGCTATCTCAACTGTCTTGTTCAATTTGAAGCTAAAGCATCCCACACTTGATATACCGGTTATCGACTATGATATGGTGCTGCTTAACCAACCTTTGCAAATGCTTGGTATTACCATAGGAGTTGTTTTAAGTGTAATATTCGCAGATTGGATGGTCACTGTTCTTCTAATCATTATCTTTACAG GGACATCAATAAAGGCGTTCTTCAAAGGTGTCGAGACATGGAAAAAGGAAACTAAAATGAAACAG GAGACTAAAGAGCTTTTGGAGTCCATTG CCACTTCAAGTGGGGAGGAGTACAAGTGTCTTCCTAGTTTCCCTCAGAAGGATTCCAAAAAGCCAGAG GGTACAATCCTCGGTAACATCCGTTGGAAGGAGTTTGgagttctttcttttgtttGGTTTTCATTCCTTCTCTTACAGATTGCAAAA ACTTATACAGCCACATGTTCAATCACATACTGGATTCTAATGTCTTTACAG ATACCAGTTTCTCTAGGGGTTTCTATGTACCAAGCTGTAGGCCTGTATCAAGGGTGGAGGGTTACTGCTTGCAAAAGAGATCAAGGAACTTGGCCATTCCACCTTTTAATTCTATCTGCTTCCTGTTCTCTATTTGCTGGAATTATTGGTGGACTTCTTGGTATAGGTGGTGGATTTGTCATGGGTCCTTTGTTTATTGAATTGGGAATTGCTCCTCAA gtagcaagtgccaCAGCCACTTTTGGAATGACATTTTCAGCATCTATATCTGTTGTGCAATACTACCTCTTAAACCGTTTTCCCGTTCCTTATG CTCTCTACCTTACACTAGTAGCTGCCATTGCAGCATATTTAGGACAACTAGTCATTGATAAGCTCATTAGTATCTTTAAAAGAGCGTCCTTGATTATCTTTGTCTTAGCCTTCACAATATTTGTTAGTACAATTACACTTG GTGGAGTAGGGATATCGGACATGATCGTGAAGATTCATAAGAATGAGTACATGGGATTCGAAGACCTGT GTGTCCAAACCAGAATATTGGCTGCAGGATCACAGAGCCCATGA